Part of the Spinacia oleracea cultivar Varoflay chromosome 5, BTI_SOV_V1, whole genome shotgun sequence genome, CATGCTATCAGCAACTGCTTTAAACTCAAAACAATTCAAGTGTGCAAAGAGCATTTGCAAATTGCAGTACAAAACTGTAGGCAACACGCCAACACCTATTGTATTTGTAGCTGACTTCAATAAACAAATACCAAGTAAATAGATCGACACAACAACCACATACTCACATTATCGCCATTGCCAGGATCAAGCGGTTTCCAAGAGTGGTACCTCGAAATTGAAAGAAATATTAGTCTCAACTTACAACCAAAGAATTAAGGATGTGATACATATATTACATAGAGTAGATACAACTACACTCGTTAATAAAGGACGTTACAGTGGCTCTAATGACTTACAATTACATTAACGACATAAGTTACTATTCAATGAAACAATATCAAAAATAAATGGTTATTGTTAGCTAAATCTAAAGCTATAAATCATCACTGGGAGGCTAATAGCAGTGTGACGCCACAATAATTCCTACACAGGGAAGTACTCTGAATATCATGTCATCTCGAGTCAACTGAATCTACTAACCGAGATCTTCGCCTGCGCTTCCCATCAGGAGTAGGAGTGCACACCAGTCCATTCTTCTGCAGCTTCATAGAATATTTACAGTTTGGTTGCGCTAAAATAGATGTTGATTGAGATCCAGATGATGGTGAGGCAGCACTAGAGGGTTGTCTGCTCAAATGGTCAATCTCACCTTTGTTGCAGGCCCGCTTGATTGGAGTTTTTTGCCTCTTCTTCGTAAACTGAAATTGCATTTTCTTTGGCCCCTTACCATGGCTAAGAAGTCTAACATGAAATGGATTCACCGCTGTGTAGCAGAAAGAATCGCTTGTTGAAGTGCTTCTTTCCAGGTCTACTTTTCTGTCATTTACCTAGAAAATCAAGCAATCATTTCTCATTCAACGAATATGACACTACAAACAGTACAAGAAAATCAGCAAACCGCAGCCAGAAATCTTACCAGCTGTAGAAGTGCAGAAAAAGTCCGCGCAATTTCATGCTTCTCTTGTCCTGTTACCACATCTGCAAAGGACACGGCACTTCCATCTTCACCTAGTGATAGTTTGTCCAAAACTGCCTCGCCATACTCATGTATGTCAAATGGTGGGCGTGAATCCTGAAGCAAAAAAGGATTTTAGATTTCTAAGGAAACAGCGGCATATTCACTTTTAAATAGGTTAGAGCAATATTAGACTGAAATTTGGTTTGAAGGGATTACTTCCTCTTCCAAGTCATGTTCGGTTCTCTGCTTCCATGATGACACACGCGCAGCCAACTCAGTCTGTGTTTCATTTTCAGCTATGCTAGCAAGAAGGGAATCCTGGGGGGAAAAAATCATGATGTCACTTATAGGCATTAGATCAGGATAAAAAGGGATTACAACAAGCTTATCTATGTGTTCAACATTTTACTTGATTTTGGTCATTTATCTTTAGTGTGAAACCATGGATGGTGCTAAATTCTCCAGAAGTTCGTATTTGAGGCAAAGACCTTTACAGCCAACCCTATTTAGCTTAAAGTCCCCACTCATTGCGCATACAAATAGTTGATCACTTGATCTTTATGTTCAGTAAACATATCTCATAAATTAGAAAAATGGACCTAAGCTCATGAATACTAGTGCTGTATCATTTTATAAACTGTTTAATAAGGgtatcaaaaaaaaattcaggaATTAAATACTATCTTTCCTTAAACACAACTCATACAGCCTCACAAATGCCATAAGCCCCATAGAGAAGATTCATAACCAATGAAATTGTCTTTTGACTCACAAATGCTACTAAGCCTTAGAAATGGCCCAGCAGTTGGGCACGGCCTAGCAAAAGATCTGAAGTGGGGGCCATAGGTCATGCTGGGGCCAGGGTTTTGGAAAATGATATGGCATCAATCAAAAAAACACGAGTGTCACAAAAAGGGCAATGAcaatattagttttttttttgagggagacAATATTAGTTTTTAGTTTGCTTAGAAATACCTTCCTATTAATTACAGAATACAGAGTAGGTCATTAAAAATACTTCCAACTTTTCAATAACATATCAACATTAATATTAAcacaaagttacaaaaaaaaaacttaataatCAAATCTAAAAGGTTTCATTTTAGTGACATGTAAATTaagtatataaaaaaaacaagaatatAACTACACTACAGGATCAAAtgatttcttttaaaaagaTTTTGAAACAACACAATGctttaaaaaagaacatcagCTAGCACAAACCCAGCCAATTAGGCGTGAGGGTCATGTTGTGCCAGAGCCAATATTTGGCCCGACTTCGCTAGGCATTGTAAGAAGCCACTTGGATGTGGCTGGCCAAGGCCAAAGCAGATGAGTAGGCAGGCCAGCACATCACATCCTATTGACATCAGCTAGCACCAATCCAGCCAATTAGGCGTGGGGGTTATGTTGTGCCAGAGGAACGATTTGGCCTGACTTCGAAAGGCATGGCAAGAAGGCACTTGGCTGTGCCTGGCCAAGGCTGAGGCATAGGAGTAGGCTGGACAGCACATCACaacccattgacatccctactaAGCCCACAAAACAAGGAACGCATACATCTACTTACGTACGAAAGACAGAAAGCTTAGTGAAACTTTTTTTGTATTTGGTCCAGGTCAACCTCTCAACAATAAAAGTTAGCAAATAGCAATTGCTTCTGACACATAATAACAGATATATCATGAACAAATGCGAGGAAAGAGCTGTTCATGTTAAAAGTTCATGTGATAAAATTAGTAGTCCCAACTTACAGCCATTCACAGATCTGGCTTGGGTGCCCTTTTATGTGACATCATACATCAACTCCCTCCTACCGTACGAGCACACACCTCACAGTGGAACTAAGGATATTTCCCCCCGCCCCTCCCTTCTCCAACACAAGTCTCTTGCGACATCTCTAGTACCTTGTTATTCTTCTTCCACTCCATTGCCACCCACATTTTCCATCAAAGGCTCAGTTCCTTTAAAAATTACTTTCAGAAGTGACCATACAGTTACTTATCCCACTTTCACAAGGTCCACAGATGTCGGAACATATGCAACTTTATTTCAAAACAGCCAAAACTAATAAAGATATTACTTCCTAAAGcctcataaataaataaaacagaaTGACCAAGGTGCACAAACAAATATAGGCCCACAAACTGATTGATCATCATAGGCCCAATCATACCAGGTGAGTGCGGCATAGATCTTCCAGACTAGGCTGAGAACCTGGATCCTCATTTGGATCAGCATCGGTAGCATTATAGTGATCAGCAATATCATCAAGCTGCATCCATGGACAAGCTAATAAGCAGAGGCAATCGTCTATAGTTTCACAAGCAAGATAAAAGTGTGCAATCCATTAGGGTTCTCTCTCTCCCTACATCATAACAACCAGTGTATAAAAAGGCGCGCCTTAGGCTCTGAGGCGCAAGGCGATTGGAGCCAGCGCCTTTTATTGTCTAGGCGAGGCGATTTCGATGAGGCGCACCTAAGGCGCAAAAGGGCGCACCAAGGCGCACTTTGAGGCGCAAAAAAGGCGCACCTACCAAGGCACACACCATTTTTTCACTTttgtttttttactttttattaggGCGCCTCACTTCAATGAGGCGCACCGAGGCTCGCCTAAGGCGCTGGGAACCCCAAATCGCCTTGTTGCGCCTTGAGCCTTTTTATACATTGATAACAACAATGAGAAGTTATAATATCATGTAAAAGCTTTCTCTTACCTCATTTGGCTCAAAATTAACTCCTTCATCCATGCAATTGACATTTGGCATGTCAAAATCCGGCTGATCAAAATCATGGATCCCATCATCCGATAAATCTTCTGCTTCACCAGACTCAGGAGGGGGAAAAGTATCTTGATTAAGAAGCCCGTCAACAAGGGTTTGGCGCAGCtgcatttaaattaaataaaattcatgCAAGCCTAAAGATGCAAAATAAAATCCCATACATTACACATAAAACAGACCTTTTCATACAATGGAATCGGTTGTGATTCTTCTTGTTTTTTACAAGCACCAGAGTGCAACTCCCATATCGCTGTGAGTTCTGGACTAACTGTTCCATGCAGCTTGGCTAGGGGAAACTGAGAACGTAAATTGGCATTCTTCATCATCCCTGGCCTCTTGGATGCTTTAACTGCTTGATATTAAGCAAAAGGCAAATTAAAAACAATATGAATGATAATACCATGATAAGAGCATGCAACAAAAAACATTATATAACCTTTTTTGAATGGCTTCACTTTCAAGTTTCCGGGTTCATGGGGATTCAAAGTCTTCCaacaatcatcatcatcaccatccgAATCGTCAAAATCTTCATGATGTGGATTGTTATCATCTGATTCAAATCCACAGTTTCCATGATCAGGAATACCATTATTCGAAGGACCAGGCTCAAAATCATCAATTGGATTTTTGCTAGCACCACCAAGAGGCGAAGCAAACCCAAAATTATCTAACCCTTTCTTTACAGATGACTTGCGGGCTGTCCCTCCGTTATGTCTGGATGGAGACAGGAAACTTTTGTGAGCTTTCGAGATCAATGAACTTCCTCTGTGACTACTATGCTGTCTGTCACCAGAATTATAATCCTTCAGAAACTTATCTACTGCTACTGCATCACATGGGTCTAAGAGGATAAAATCACAATAGAGATTGTTGGTGGCCAACTGCAACCACATAAAATAACAAAAGTCGTTAGATTAAAATTAAAGAATTTTGGCATCCTCTAAATAGTGCATAAGAAATAGTGCTACCAGGTATGATTCCAGTTCACCGCCATCATCAGTGGAATCTAAGCAATCACCTTCAAGTACAACTAGGTTAGCAGGCGGCTTTACGAAATGATCCAAAAAAGTGCCTTTGCTGGTCACATTATCCAGGCAATTTTTCGCATCCACTGCCAGGGAATCAGGAATTAGCCAAACAATAAAACCTGACAAATAACAAGCAATAGGTAGCAAAAACGACTGAATACCAGGAATATCATCTGAGATCCAAAACTGATCATCCTCGTCACGAACTGCATGAGATGAACTTGCTTCAGGCTGGACTGACGTGCTTTCCACATTATCTTGCGATCTGTATACGATATAAAAGTCAATGGCACCCTTAAAAAAATTTACTCAACCAGTCTGTGGGGTATCTCAACCTTTAGGGACAAGAGAGGGGGGGGAAACTATAAAATAACATGACCTAAGTACCGTGCAGGGAAAGCTTAAGACAAAACCTGCCCAAGACCACATAGACTGGGTCATGATCATAATTATACAAACTTCTATAAAGTACTACAATCTCTAATGAAATACGAGTAATATTGATCAATAAGACCAACTATCTACCTATGTTGCAAGTTCCCATCATTTTACTGTTATAGTAGTTCCTAAAACAATGTTTGTATTCTTCTTGGGAAAGTCATACCGGACTACTCGTACAGTTTTCATCTCACAAGTTCAACATTTTACTACTATAGTGATTTAAAAACCTCACATGCACCACTTCTTGAGCAAATCATACCAAATTACTCATAAGTGGTTCATATAATGTAAAAGCGACTTTAAACTCCTCCACACTTTCCTCCAATGCCAATGCATGCCAACCCAGAATAAAGTTCATGAGCTTTTATTTCTTTACTAACAAACTCTATGCAGTTACTATAAGATAAAATTAGCAACAATTGTACACTCTTTTTCACATCTAAACAAATAATTCGCAGTCTTTTAGACATGATCATAAAACAAGTTCCAAAGAAATATGTATGAGAAAAGGAGCTATTCATGGGCATGTATGAAGGAATACCCTCTTAATCTCATTAGCTTAATAATCAAAACAACACCATTGTGGCAAGTTTGCTATATAACTTTGAAATTATACCAGCTTCACTGATATCTCAAATAAACCGACATGATTGATTCTCAAAGCCTCAAGCATGAGCTTTCAAGAGGCATAATACTATATTAGTAAATTCACCTCGATGCGTCAAACACATTGCTACAGTACATAACTACATACAATCAACTATTGATATACAGTCCATTCCCTAGTAAAGTGTTAGTTGTATGTGCGATCTAGAAAATcgatattaatttttaaaagacTTAACGCAAGGAATCCATTTTTTGAACCAACGTAAATTTCAACATGACATCTTACCTAGTAAAATCAAACCTTGCCGTGGGGATAGTAAGGTACTAAACCATGTAGTgccaattaaaataaaataaagaagaagaaaatgaagGATGTAATATTGTAATCGAATAGGAACACGTATCAAGAAAGGTTTATCAACATTAGAAGCATCATCTCCAGATTTTCCACTTAGAAAATATCTAACTGATGAGATGATGAGGTCCTAATAACACTCTGTTCGCTTACACTAACGCATTTTGTTTACTTATTCTTCATAATTCTCATCCCAAAATTAAGAAAACACCCATTCTCAAAAATGCAAAAAAAGCTAAATTATGATCACGAATTCACGATAGAATAATTTCAGTTTGCAATTTCCATTGATCACCCACAAGATCACCATTTCAGATGTTTATTCAGACCTACACAAGTCACAATTTCACTTACCTAGTAATTCGAACACGCCATTATTATTTAAAGTCCAACACTAGACCACTATTCGTAATCAGCAACTACATTGATACTCTCTCCGTCTGGAACACAGCTTCACATCATGCCAATCCCTCGTAACAAGGGGTTCACTATGATTCACTAAAATATTCCTGTACATTAGGTATCCCTTTCCCATCGTCTCTCCCCCACTTCATATAAACAGGGTCTTGACTCTCGCTTGGGAATCTAACCATAATCTATTTTAGTTTAGCAACTACAATTCTTTCTTCACATCCTTAAAAGGCACACATGACGGTTAAAGTGTTATGTCCAAAAGGTAGTTTCTTGTTTCCACCGGCTTGCCACCATTGTTACCAGATGATCCTTTTATGTTTTCAGGGAGCGATGCATAGTTAAAGAACCAAAAATGATGGCATCCAAATATGCTACTCCATATAGAACATTATAGTGTAAATAAAGAAAGGAGAACACACTTCAGTAAACTGCAATCCCATTACCATACCATACCCATTCGAAAAGTTATTTTTTTACTGGTctaaatcaaaattcaatcttTAAATTATGAGGACAAAACGTGTAATATGAAAATCAAACAAAGGAAGATGGGTGCATCCAAAAACAAACCTTGTTTGAGATATAAACTCCAAAGCGTGCAATACCAAGTTGTAAAGGTACTCAACCTTTCGACTGTAGACTTGTATTGAACCTTGAAGCAGCAAAGCAGCTACAGTTCACAGACACAAAACGGCAAACATGTTTAATTCAAAAcacccagaaaaaaaaaatgaaaccatTAAAACTTCAGAAAGCAAAGAACTTTCAAACCTTCAGCAAAATTCACAGAGAAACGGGCATCGTCAGGTCCAGAAATTTCACCCGAACAAATCTTCAAAAGATAATCTTCAAGGTTTTTCGCAAGATCGACGCCCCAATTCGACTCAAGATCTCTATGCGCTTGAACAGTGTGAATGACGTTACTATTTCCGGCAACTCCAGCACGAGGGTATTGACTCTCGCTTTCCATTTTTCTGCTAAGAGAATCGCATTCTCCATTATTGTGAAAACATCACTGAATACTGTGCCGAAAACCCCAGAAAAAGAGTTGAATTTGGGGGATTTTGACTGGGGGaagaaccctagaaattaaattagggttttagggTTTGGTAATTTTCGTAGTAAGTAGTTGTTGTTTCATCCAATTGAACGTCACCAAGTGAGTGTAGAAGGAAATTGAGATGGGAAATTGGGGGTTTCTTGGTTCTTGTAAAACTGGTTGCGGATTGTGCTGCAAAGTGGGAGTTGTGAGTGAGCGAGTGAGTGAGTGAGAGagtgaaagaggagagagaaagccaGAAAGGGGTTCAAATATTTGGCCAAATATTTTGATGACCATTTTTCCCGCCTGCTCCTGTAAACTGAAGTCGAAGGAAGTTGTTTGGTAAGGCCcgttctttccttttttttcttttttttttttttttttttttgcttagcTGCAGTTTCAGGAtatattttacaattcatttcgagtattcagttcagttcaatttagTAATTTAACTTATTATTAtctataatatactaaaagagaagaAATCAATGTGgcgatgacaaatgtcactctatgatttgcctctcttttagtataaataattaaacttcaaaaaaaaaaattataacatcacatatttatagtcTTATTCTCAAGCAAATATTGTACAGATTccaaataaaattgaaaaatatttgTGTATGAGAATAAAATAAGGTAAAATATGCAGCCCGGTTATTTTGTGTCatattcttcaaaaaaaaaaatctttgtgAAGTATTGGTTTCGTAAAGGATAGCTAAAAAGGAAAATTATCCtgccaaattaatgcaaaccgTAAATCTACTAACTTTTGGCCAAAATTTGAAAGTTctatttaaaaataatcatgAGTTGATATACAatcatatattatttttattgtattGGATTTATTTCTATATAGATTGGCATGAAGTAGAAATACTTAAGGAGTTTGTTGGGATAAAGGTTACTTTGGAGTTAGGGATGGCAACGGGTAGGATCTGGACCGGATCTTctaggatccagatccgttttttaggcaaagatccagatcctacccggatccgttgggtaatgaaattgaggatccagatccagatccgACGGATCCTATGGATCCGGGTCTAAAACGGATCCAAAACGAatcctaacttattttttcatcaaacgactctaattttcattttaaccttaaaacatagTTTAATAAAACTTCAATAACAACGCTATTTGTCCATACAAGCGTTCACTAAAGTCAAATTTAACAAATCtaacataaataatattaaaagttcaacaaaCTTCAAAAGTATTACAATTCTTAagtctttatttttatattttaatttttttaatataaaaacgggtaaacggatccggatccgggtaatgacttaggatccgatccagatccgtttttaaaaccaaggatccagatcctacccggatccgtcggggccaaaaattgaggatccagatccgcTGAAAACAGATCTGGATCCACGGATCCGGGTCGGGTCCATTACCCACTGCCATCCCTATTTGGAGTAAATGAGTGGATCgtttaaaagtaaaaaaaatattcattttttaaTCAACACGTGGAAAGCACGCGTGGGTCAACGCCGAAAAATCGGAGTCAACCGTCGAAAAATGGAAAAAGGTCCAATCTCACAACACAAAATTAATTTTAGGTCTCATCTCACAGTAATTTTTTTACAAGGTCCTTTGTCACAATTTTTAGACTTTAAATGGTCCTTtctgacaaaaatattatttattttttgcaaCACAACTTAATTTAATATATTAAAACTTAATGTGTGTTATGCTACCTCCGTTACAAACTGGTCGAtctttatattttttgttttagtccgcttcataatgttctttatattgtgttgtattctatttttggacatgaaattttaacatttataaattttcactcactttctcttattttatctgTTTTACACTTCCCCACTTACTTTATTACATTCACCCACCTATTTATACACGCACTCTtccttctttttcttaatattagtgcaaatagtaaccgtaaagaatatcatgaaacggagatagtatatatatatatagatcgAGGATTGCAATATAaattttatataaaaatttcgtaaaaataacattttgatatGTAAATTGTACATCACACCTAGACGGGTGTGAATTATAACCTATACTTCGTATAGATTATCAAAACTCACAAATATAAATACTTTAACTTTTGTTATAATAAtaaactagtataatacccgtgcgatgcacgatttataatctaaatataaatttgtatgaaatctggtagataattatcatcaaaataaagtttatagatattctccaaataaaaaataattaatgatggataaatttgttattgctcattcaatgtcttatttattaaaaaaaattaaacaaataagggtacatatataaaattattttaattctcATTCACCACTTGTGTCAAACATAAGGTTATCTCACCTGCCCTTCACTTAGATATTAATACCCACTTAATACTCGAACAGTCGCCCCGTCAACCTCATGATCGGATCACTTAACACATATCTAGACCATTTACTTTATTGAgttagagatgactttgagACGGGGCAGTGTCTTCACCCGCACCCGCCTACAATTCTCATCTTCATCCCCTCCATCTACGATATAGGAACGATACCCACCCCTCCCAACCCCCATCTCaagaggtacaaaataaaatccaTCCCCTGTTCATCGCCCCCCTTCACATGTATCAACACCCACCCCTAGACTCgacttttttttggtaagagagttttgaattttaaaactctattatatAGAGCCTTTGAAAGTTCGTTTGTCTGATTAAAgttattgagtaaataaacaaaaaattataatatgtaagttaatagtacattttttttatatattcattATCAATCAGATGAATTAAGGATTAGCAACGCGGGCaggtccaatctaaaatccatcatCGCCCCTTCACCTGCGGTGGATACATTTTTTAACCCCATCACCCAATAAACTTTCCTTCATCGCCGCCCACTTGGGGCGGATGCACAGAGAggtctcccccccccccccaatgacaatctgacatccctctattcgataaataatccaattttcttttcaactagattttaaatatattgacgtaagtttattacgaagtatcaaactgattgtattagctataatattgaaaaaatatatttaaaagtgacatacataattaggattGGGTGAGTGTTGTCAAATCCGATCAATTCAAACTCACCCCATCACCAAGgtgggtacatgttatccttatacccatccaccaaaaatatatttttgttaGTCAATATTAGTCATTCATCTACGTTTAACTTTGTCGTCAGACTAATATAAAATTCAAGGAATCCTAAATGACTTATAACCTTTCAACCATGTCAAAAATTCCTTtgttaacttgtttttttttttaaaatctccCTTCCCGCTGTCTACCCTCTTTCTTCTATTAAAGCTTCAACTCATAGTCTCACACCACAATCCCAATACCCCCATCACCATACTCTCCTCTATCTCCTCCCATAACTATCCTTCTCTTTCCTTCTCAATTAAACCTGCAAGtactatagttttttttttttttttttttttttgtagttcCAATTGAAAAGTGAAAATACCATCttaatcaaaaataaaaaagtccaggaaattccaacatacatcaagttttaaaaaaaaattgacagtaggataaataacaaaataatattttttgcgAAAAATATACTCTATTATCAGATTGAAGTTGCACCTTCCTTCTAATTAAGTAGAAAACTACCACTTCAAACGTCCCATTCGCAATTCCTGCAACATCTATTAAACTACTCATTATTCATTTCCAGTAAAATTGCAATTGTAAAATGGTTCTTTAGCAATCTATTGGTATCTGATTCCCAACATTGATAGTAAACTACTTCGTACTTCGTAATAAGTGACAATAAATAAACTAACTTGAGTTACTTTAATGGCATCTAGGTTATTGTTGCTTTTTTAGATGAATCagtttatatattttattttattttttactaattaaaaagagacaaataaacaaataacacATGACAACTTTTTTTACATGTCTAATAGGTTGTTTCCGATTTTGACACATTAAAAGCGAATTACCCCTAAAGTTtgtattattaaaaaataactcatggttgggattaataaaagaagacatatcaaagttgggattattacgGTCGATTTCTCCAATAATAAGCGATCAAAGGAACGTTCGAACATATATGTACTCAGTATATGACACAATTTCTAAACGAACCTTGATAATACttacaattaattattatttatggtataagagaggcaaatcagagaGCAATGTTTGTCATCTCTACATCATTTGCCACTTTTTTTTAGTATAGTAAGGAGTATATagatttaaattaagaaatttattgacatgggtaaataagtaattcgtagtataatcgattattaccataagtaattagaatattttaggtaaaatatatataaattatataaattatttttatcatAGGTTAGTTACCAATATTTTAAAAGAGACAAATTAGAGCGATATTTGTCAGCTCCACATCAttttgcctctcttttaatatagcaATTCTTATACAAATGTTTGTAAAAAGTCGACTAAAATATAAGCCAATTGTTTAGACTAAAATATTTGGAGGAGCTTTTTTAGGTAGAGAGGACTACGTGTTAGTCATGTTTTCTTGTTTACTActtcttccattttttttttttggataaacCACTTTTATTTTCACGTTTGTTagtaaataatttcaactattaatatctttaattatcaatTAGTAATCTTTCATTATCTTTCCTTCTATCCTTCTCTTTCCTTTTCCCAAAACTATCCTTCTCTTTCCTTCTCCATTATACCTGCAAGTACTATAgtagtaatttatttatttaattttttttttgtttgtagtTCCAATTGAAAAGTGAAAATACCATCttaatcaaaaataaaaaagtccaggaaattccaacatacatcaagttaaaaaaaaagtttgaaagtaggataaataacaaaattgaatacataatttttattatgtaagtatttactAACAAAAATtagtaaaatttattaaaaaaaaatgatagtattatgtaagtatttagacaaatccaacaaaatgctAAGGAAtacatgactatgttcatcataaagtattaataatcaccaaaaaacagaaaaagtaGAGGTATGTGTGAATATAATAGCCAGTGTAAAAATCAAATAGTTGCATCTAAAAAATTTAGGAATTACGTAGTAAAGTAGTATATAGATTAGATTATTACACAAGTTTTGCTCATAATTAAAGAAGTTACATATTTTTTTAAAgtagtaaaatattactatcaATTACGGTgataattattgaatttagtTGTTAAATATACTATGTAAGGAGTACAAAATAGTACAATCAATGACGGTTATAATTATCTCATTTAGTTGctaaatatactacgtataaaataGTAAAATCAATGCCATTTTATAATGATCGCATTTAGCTGTTAAAATGTTATAGAGTACGTACTATTGTAATTTTTTATACACTCTTATTCATACTTgattgattttataatttatttgtgTTCGAATTATATATGTACGA contains:
- the LOC110804503 gene encoding condensin-2 complex subunit H2, which encodes MESESQYPRAGVAGNSNVIHTVQAHRDLESNWGVDLAKNLEDYLLKICSGEISGPDDARFSVNFAEAALLLQGSIQVYSRKVEYLYNLVLHALEFISQTRSQDNVESTSVQPEASSSHAVRDEDDQFWISDDIPVDAKNCLDNVTSKGTFLDHFVKPPANLVVLEGDCLDSTDDGGELESYLLATNNLYCDFILLDPCDAVAVDKFLKDYNSGDRQHSSHRGSSLISKAHKSFLSPSRHNGGTARKSSVKKGLDNFGFASPLGGASKNPIDDFEPGPSNNGIPDHGNCGFESDDNNPHHEDFDDSDGDDDDCWKTLNPHEPGNLKVKPFKKVKASKRPGMMKNANLRSQFPLAKLHGTVSPELTAIWELHSGACKKQEESQPIPLYEKLRQTLVDGLLNQDTFPPPESGEAEDLSDDGIHDFDQPDFDMPNVNCMDEGVNFEPNELDDIADHYNATDADPNEDPGSQPSLEDLCRTHLDSLLASIAENETQTELAARVSSWKQRTEHDLEEEDSRPPFDIHEYGEAVLDKLSLGEDGSAVSFADVVTGQEKHEIARTFSALLQLVNDRKVDLERSTSTSDSFCYTAVNPFHVRLLSHGKGPKKMQFQFTKKRQKTPIKRACNKGEIDHLSRQPSSAASPSSGSQSTSILAQPNCKYSMKLQKNGLVCTPTPDGKRRRRSRLVDSVDSR